Proteins encoded in a region of the Podarcis muralis chromosome 4, rPodMur119.hap1.1, whole genome shotgun sequence genome:
- the LOC114595476 gene encoding olfactory receptor 5V1-like, producing the protein MAPQQMENQTFVDEFIFLGFTNHPSLYVLFFLVFLVIYTVTLAGNALILALIRTDLTLHSPMYYFLSNLSFLDICYISATVPVMLANFFRAKKTISYAGCIVQLFSLITCAGTECVLLAVMAYDRYVAICSPLHYSSIMSKGACTKMAAFSWMCGLTNSLVHTLLTSSLTICKSNELSHFFCDVPLLLKLSCSDTSVNEAVLHLASALIGLSPCLFILVSYVRIICAILKINSSEGRIKAFSTCASHLMVVMIFYGTSNFNYDRPSSGYSLDVDTLVSSLYCIITPMLNPIIYSLRNKEVKAGLMRMGKKYFSSSART; encoded by the coding sequence ATGGCCCCTCAGCAAATGGAAAACCAAACCTTTGTAGACGAATTTATTTTCCTGGGCTTTACAAACCACCCCAGCCTCTATGTTCTGTTCTTTTTAGTATTCCTAGTCATCTACACGGTAACTCTAGCGGGAAATGCTCTGATACTTGCCCTGATCAGAACAGATCTGACCCTTCATAGCCCTATGTATTACTTCCTGAGCAACTTGTCATTCCTAGACATTTGCTATATCTCTGCCACGGTCCCCGTTATGTTGGCTAACTTCTTCCGAGCAAAGAAAACCATATCGTATGCGGGATGCATTGTCCAGCTGTTCTCCCTCATTACCTGCGCAGGGACAGAATGTGTGCTGTTGGCTGTCATGGCGTACGACCGATACGTGGCTATCTGTAGCCCCTTGCATTATTCCAGCATCATGAGCAAGGGGGCTTGCACCAAGATGGCCGCGTTCTCCTGGATGTGCGGCTTGACAAACTCACTGGTGCACACCCTCCTGACATCGTCCTTAACCATCTGCAAGTCCAACGAGCTCAGCCACTTCTTCTGCGATGTCCCCTTGCTTCTGAAGCTCTCTTGCTCAGACACTTCCGTGAATGAAGCTGTGCTCCACCTGGCCAGTGCGTTGATAGGGCTCAGCCCCTGCCTCTTTATTCTGGTCTCCTACGTCCGCATCATCTGTGCTATCCTGAAGATCAATTCCTCTGAGGGCAGAATAAAGGCTTTCTCCACCTGCGCTTCGCACCTGATGGTGGTCATGATATTCTACGGCACATCCAACTTCAACTACGACAGGCCAAGTTCAGGGTACTCCCTGGATGTAGATACTTTGGTTTCCTCACTGTATTGCATTATAACACCCATGTTGAATCCAATCATTTACAGTCTGAGGAATAAAGAGGTAAAGGCTGGATTGATGAGAATGGGCAAGAAATATTTCTCTTCCTCAGCTAGGACCTGA